ACGTGGTGGCAGACACCCTGTCGCGCATTGAGGAAGTCGCACAGCCGATCGATTTGGAGAGATTGGCGCAATCGCAGACGAGAGATCCAGAGTTACAGGAGCTCTTACAGAGTGATACTTCGCTGCATCTGAAGAAGTTCAAGTTGCCAGGTACTCAGGCCGAACTGTATTGCGACGAGAGCGACCAAACACTCAGGCCTTAAAAGATGTATTAGATCATTATGTGGAATCCAGCAAATTGATTCATGTTTACCATACTTTAAAAACTTACGAACTTAACCCTTAACTTTAccctgtttatatatttttgaaattgtagtttttgtaaaatgCAATCCGCAGCTATTTCAGCAGTTTAAGAGTATACGTCTTAGAAATGAAATCAATTCGTTGCCTTCCAAAACGGCGTTAtttagaaaaagtatatttggaATGGCTCcaaaaatttttaataaaattccaaatGAGCTAAGAAATACAGATGACatgattagttttaaaagtaagttatttaaatttttaattgacaaaGCATATTATAGTGTAAGTGAATTTTTGTTAGATGATTTTGATAAGTAATGGTAACTGTGCTCAGCATGCAGCCACAGTCCATAAATAGAAAATTGTACGCCTTAcggcacaacatagtgatacaatgattatgtgagacctgtacttatgtaccttacctatgttgaacaaataaaagcttttgactttttgacttttgacttaTGTCACAAAGGAGTTGCGCAGACAAGTGTTCCAGAGTTTGCACTCCCTTAGCCACCCTAGTGCTAATGCCTCCGTTAAGCTCGTCACAGACCGGTACGTTTGGCCAGGTATCAAAAAAGACTGCCGCGAATGGACACGTACCAGTTTATCATGCCAGAGAGCCAAGGTCACTCGCCACGTTTCTGCACCACTTGGGACATACAGACTTCCCAGAGCAAGGTTCATGCATGTTCATATAGACCTCATAGGTCCCTTGCCAGTATCTCAAGGATTTAAATACTGCCTCACAGCTATCGATCGATATACACGTTGGCCTGAGGTGGTACCGCTACAAGAGATCACAGCAGAAGCCGTAGCCAGAGGACTTTTACACGGCTGGATAACACGGTTCGGCTGCCCCAACGACATCGTTACTGATCGTGGCAGACAGTTTGAGAGCTGCCTCTTCAAGCATCTGTCTGAGCTAGCCGGCTTCCAGCATCGTCGCACAACAGCCTACCACCCGGCGTGCAATGGCCTCGTGGAGCGCTTCCATAGACAGTTGAAAGCTGCTATTACCTGTCATGCAACTAGCAACTGGGTAGACACATTACCCTTGGTCCTGCTCGGTATACGTAGTGCGTACAAGGAGGATCTCAACGCTTCGACTGCTGAGCTCGTATACGGGGAGCCACTGAGGTTGCCAGGAGAGCTATTACACGCCATGACGCCCGATGACACCATAGATATGACTGATTATGTCGCACGCCTGCATCAGTTTGCTCATGATCTCGCTCCAGTGCCAGCGTCTCGCCATACAAGCAATAGACGAGTGTTCGTTTATAAGGACCTCAAAACTGCCAGTCACGTACTGCTTAGAGACGATGCAAGTTATCCACCACTGCAGCCAGCGTATACTGGTCCGTACGAAGTGCTTGAAAGAAGTGATAAAGTGTTTACGTTGCGTGTGAACGGCAAAAGTGTAACAGTGTCCATAGATCGCATTAAACCTGCATACATACTGGCGAATGAGCCGATTGTTCCTACTCCTGTCCCACCTGTTCAACCTACTCCTGTTCCACCTGTTCAACCTGCTCCAGAGACTGAAAACACGGTAAAAAAGACAAAGTCAGGACGTACAGTGCGTGTCCCAGACCTTGACGGTCTCTGGAGGGGGGTGATGTAGGGatgaatttatattttgtttagtcAATAATCCGAGTGCAGCTGTAAGCGCTGCGCGCCGTACAGGACGGTCTAATGAGCGGCCCTCGGTTGCAGCGCTGACAGCGATGCATTGCGCCCGCCGCCCGCAGGCGCAGTGAGCCCTTGGAGATGCATGTGTTATTCttgctgtcacgtaaaattgcatttcaaataatttgtatgttaaataattgttttgcaTGCGCTTTCGCTTTTCTCCTTCTATTTTATGTAGATGTGTATGGTGTCTAAACTGTTACTCTAATAAATCGGTGTACAAAGTTTGGTGCCTAATTATTACCACATCTACAGTTTCATGACATTTTTTCCACGATTTTAACAGGTCTAcaaaagtttcggtttcggtttcggccgaaactagagCCTAAGCTGAACCTTCGGTTTCGGAAAAAACATGTTTCGGTCGGactcttctttcttcttttcttcttctttttctaggggctatgtaaggctccagagcctatgtatcactgcgaccatctctgatctattgtgatcgccacctactacaactctcgatccaaacctgcaacttcaaacagctgcaggatctttttggtttcgagagactttaactcctccggcaCAATAtaatatgtccacccaggatcaagtcacgagtgcgcattaggcaggggcactctgtgaggatgtgtaggggcgtcttctatgcctccatacagagtctgcaccgccccatgtcacgtttccccatagtgtgcatgtgcttatttccctccagagttgaatggttttgtagtgacagtaggtgtttagggtgagccgcgttaggcttctgggaatcccacaaaacggctcaggactgtagttcttccccttagcccctgctcgcgcaagttcgtcggccttttcgtttccaacgatacccgcatgccccgggacccaacgtagaacaaccttgttcctggctccaaggttgttcaataattgccttcagttctcaaccagcctcgatgtggtgacatcagaggttagggctaagagtgccgcctggctatccgaatggatatagatagtatggttgccgtagttgctttgcagattgattgacgcacattcaataatggcgtatacctctgcctggaatatagagcaaaaacgccctaggtttaagctgatgcttttcctggGCGCTTCACCATATACTCCGCAGCCTACTTCAGATCCGGATTTGGAGCCATCAGTGTACCACCTCAGGCTTCCTTCTTTCCACTTAATTTGACTGTTTGACCAGTCCTCCCTTTTGGGGAGTTCCACTGAGTAGAGTTTGAGTGGACAAAATTTGGGTGCCATAGTGTCGGACGGCATCCCAAGAACAGGAATATCGTACACTGATTCCTTAAACAGTCTCAGAGTTTGCGATAACCAATTACCTCTCCTCGCGCCCGCTATTCTAAGCATACTAGATCTCGCCTCCAACTCCAGATGCAGGTGAAGGGGCGGTAGATTTAGTATAGCCTCTAGGGCTGCCGTCGGGGAGGATGACATGGCTCCAGTGACGATGACACAGGCAGTTCTTTGCAGGCTGCCAAGCCTCGTCACTGTTGCCTTCTGCGTCGTTTTCCTGTACCATGCTACGGAGGCGTAAGACACTATCGGCCTCACTATAGCTGTGTACAGCCACAAGGCAATTTTGGGTTTTAGACCCCATCGGTTGCCTGCTAAACGACAGCATATTGCCAAGGCTGATCTAGCCTTTTGTATAGTTCCATCCACATGCTTGTTCCAGGTCAGTTTCTGGTCCAGTGTTACCCCCAGATATTTGACCTCTGTTGAGAACGGAATAGTTTTACCATTCATGACAAGCGGCTTAAGTTTGTCTAGTTTCCGCTTGTTCGTGAATGGAACTATAATTGTCTTATCCGCATTGATAGACAATTCATTATCTCTGCACCATGTATTTATGGTGTTGAGAGCCCTCTGCATAAGGTCTGATAAAGTACTTTGACAGTTGCCCCTCACCGTCACAACAAGGTCGTCTGCGTACCCCTGAGTGTCGATTCGGAGCTCCGCCATCTTATGCAGAAGTCCATCCACCGCAAGAGTCCAGAGCAAGGGAGATAGGACACCCCCCTGAGGGCAGCCTCTCACAGTGGCCACTTCCAGTGTAGTGTTAAGCAAGTCTAGCCTAACCATTCTGCTTGAGAGCATGCTTTGCACCCAGCGGATAGTGGTGCCCTGAGCCCTTCCACCAGTGTCCGAGTGAGTGTATTATCAAAAGCGCCCTCAATATCTAGGAAGGCCGACAGGGCTATGTCCTTGTCTTCCAAAGCCCTTTCCACTCTGTCAACCAGCTCCAGCAGGGCAGTCTCTGTAGATCTGCCCCTACGGTAAGCGTGTTGGCTGTCGTTTATGGGTTTGTTTAGAAGACAGCTCTCCCTGATATACTTATCAATTACCTTTTCCAAGGTTTTAAGGAGGAAGAGGCTGATGGGTCTGAAGGACTTGGCTAAAGCGTAATCCTTCCTCCCAGCCTTCGGTATAAATAATACCTTAACCATGTTCCACTGCTTCGGTAGGTGTCCCCAGGCATAACTAGCTCTGAAGATCCTGACCAAATGCGGGATTAGGACTTCAGCTCCTCGCTGCATTAGCACAGGGCTTACTCCGTCCAGGCCGCACGTCTTGTAAGGTTTAAAGGAGTTTATAGCCCACCTCACTGTCCCGGGTCTTATGACGAGGGCAGCCTGCCTCCAGTCCTCTGGGCGAGGCCTATGCAGGCCTCTGACCAGCTGGGGCTCGTGTGACTGTCCTGCCCCCGGAAAGTGAGTTTCAGCTAAGAGCTCCAAAGTCTCCATCTCACTAGCAGTGAAGGAGCCATCATGCCTCCTGAGAAGGCCTACTTGATTACTTCTAGCTTTGGAGAGTATCCTGTGAAGTCTCGCTCCTTgaggcgtattttcaatttcctCGCAGAACCTCCTCCATGACGCTCTCTTAGCTTTCCTAATCTCTTTTCTGTATTCGTTTAGGGCTTTCCGATAGACCTCCCACTCCTGTGTCCTCTTAGCCCTATTGAATAACTTGCGTGTTTTGTCCCTGAGCCTCCTAAGGTTGGAGTTCCACCATGGGACCACACGTTTGGTTGATTTGAACTTGGGAGCACAGTTTTCTTCAAAGGCACTTACAATGCCATTTGAGACCACCTCCACCGCAAGTTCTAAACTCTCCCGCGTTTTGATTACCTTCGCTGCGGATTCCAGATTACTTTCTAGGCTGCTCCTGTAGCCTTCCCAGTCCGTCCTCCGGGGATCCCTGAAGGTGACCGTTTGAACGCTGAGAGAAAAAGCTATATTAAAACAGATGTGCTTATGATCTGACAACGATTCCGCATCACTTACCCTCCAGTTCTGAATGTGCCTGGCTAGATTTGAAGATGCAAAAGTCAAGTCTAAAACCTCCTTCCTGACCCTAGTGACAAAGGTGGGTGTGCATCCAATGTTTAGAATTTGGAAGTTATTGCATAGAAGAAAGTCATGTAGTAACTCACCCCTATCATTGATGTCGGTGCTTCCCCAGTTGGTGTGGTGGGCGTTAGCGTCACATTCCACCAGCATTTCTGCGTTGTGTCTGCGGGCGTAGTCGGCCACGGCTGTGAGATCCGCAGAGGGGTCGTTCCTGTCTCCAGGGAGGTATGCCGAGCAGAGTATAATTCTTTGCCCGCTCCATCCCTTGAGATTTACATACGCTGCTACCAGGTCGTCTGTGCATAACTCTGGAACAGGTAGAAAGTCAATGTTCTTGCCAAAAACAATGCAGGCCCTAGGCTTATTTCCATTAGTATTGCATAAAACTTTACCAACCGAATTCAGTCCTAGTATGGTTGAGTTTCGCACCCAAGGTTCTTGAAGTAGTGCGAGGTCGACGTGTCCTGCAATCCGGCTTTCAACAATGGCCGTGGCGGCTGCCGCATGATGGATGTTCGCTTGCAGGACCCTCGCGGGTGCCGTAGGTCCAAGGCCTTTTATTTGGCCCTTTTGGTGACCCGTTGTGGCCCACCCCTGCCTCTCGCAATAGGAGTCCCTTGAGGCCCTCCTGTCGCCGAGGTTATGGGTCTGGCCCTACCGGGTACCATGCCCCTCGTCATGCCCCTTGTGCCTCTGGCTGCCGGTTGCCCGCCCCCACGGCCACGAGAGCCCTGGGGTATGGTTCGGCCGCCAGGTACCTTGGCACTTGGCCCTGGAGTAGATTCGGCGAGGGGCTGAGGTTGCTGTTCCGTCTGCTGTGCTGGGGGAGCGTTTGGCCCCCCTTTTAGCCGGAACAGTACTTTCTTAAAGCCAATGGCTACCTCCCCACGATTGGCCCTAAGAGTTTCGGAGGAAGGCTCATCCAGAGCGAAGGTGACCACCTTGCCCCCCTGCTCAGCCTTTTCCCCGAGAACTTTCCAGAGTTCTGTGTTCAGGCCAAAGTTCTGGACCCTGATCAGCGCCAAGGCTTCCTCCACTGAGGCCGCCTCAGACTCCGGAATAAAGGTGATAGCCGTGGCTGGTTTGGGATTACCCAATGGATTGGAATTATCACCCTCCGGGATGACGGAGAGTTTGGCCTCCGGCCACGGCTTTAAGTTCGGGACCTCATTCACAAGCCAGTCCCTGCTAACCTGGTTAACACAGGTCACAAGTATCCAGCCTGTCTTGTGAATGAAGCCCAGAAACTGTGGTGCACCGCCCTTCGCATTTGCCCATTGCTGGACCATGGCGAGATTTAGATGCCGGTGGACCAACTTCATCTGGTCCTCACTCATAGGGTCCGAATTACGGATCCCTACTCGTGAGGACCCCGCTACCTCCCGGAAGCTCGGATTTTCGGGGCCTTTTTCACTGATCCCTGCGGAGATTCGTCCTCAGATCGGACCCTTTTTACAGGGCCTTTCTCCGTGGCCGGCTTCTCCACAGTGATCTCCGCCCAGGGCTTACGGGCCATAGACAGGGCTTGCTCTTTGGCTACCCCGTCGCCCATCAGCCTGCGGAATCTCTTGCGAGCAGCACCCGACAAGCGTTTAAAAACATGCAGCTCTTTGGCAGAGGAGTTGTCGCTGGGCGCACCAGAGACGATGTCGTCTCTGTCGACCTCAGCTTTCCCCTCCCCTCCCTGGGAGCAAACTTCGGGCGTGCTGGAGGCTTCTACAGCCTCCCTCGCTCCGATATTACCTTCGGCCTGGATCCCGTCCAGAGCCGAGGACATGGCGTCAAagctatttagatttttatttgtatcttCCATAAAACGTCCCACGAGTAGCAAGGGAAATGGTGGTCACAGTACGGCAAAGCCCCGCTTGCCGCCTGAAGGACTGAATACACGGCATCCATCGGCACGGTACGTATGACACCTTGGATTGGCGGAAAAAGGGGTAAGATAAGGGAGCAAGAAAGGGGGGAGATAGAGAAGGGAAGGAATTAGAAAATACCCCAGTAGCACTCCGGCCAGCACCCTGCCGGGCCTCCGTTTACTTACAGAGACCCAACAGAACGCCGTACCAGAATGCCAATGGGGTAGAAGGGATAAagatatacattcccagtctcaaaaatatgtgtacgctcagacaataaaatcgtgttcacgtatttttaagccatttgtctggatcgata
The Cydia strobilella chromosome Z, ilCydStro3.1, whole genome shotgun sequence genome window above contains:
- the LOC134755131 gene encoding uncharacterized protein LOC134755131, which codes for MHVHIDLIGPLPVSQGFKYCLTAIDRYTRWPEVVPLQEITAEAVARGLLHGWITRFGCPNDIVTDRGRQFESCLFKHLSELAGFQHRRTTAYHPACNGLVERFHRQLKAAITCHATSNWVDTLPLVLLGIRSAYKEDLNASTAELVYGEPLRLPGELLHAMTPDDTIDMTDYVARLHQFAHDLAPVPASRHTSNRRVFVYKDLKTASHVLLRDDASYPPLQPAYTGPYEVLERSDKVFTLRVNGKSVTVSIDRIKPAYILANEPIVPTPVPPVQPTPVPPVQPAPETENTVKKTKSGRTVRVPDLDGLWRGVM